In the genome of Loxodonta africana isolate mLoxAfr1 chromosome 16, mLoxAfr1.hap2, whole genome shotgun sequence, one region contains:
- the ZNF485 gene encoding zinc finger protein 485 isoform X2 has protein sequence MEVRDVPSCTCAVQEYWFEAKISTLKQNTSEESLLGEQTKSVIMERSLDWEDRRSTEKRHYKYNTDLKIFTQVWWLMLLDRTSARAADSNTYTWLFLVAVWASSQHGAWLPRISVPREPGAVESVPTQRPCVQENKSLPGPALSSGSLSEPGFYLRFFFP, from the exons ATGGAGGTTCGAGACGTTCCATCATGTACCTGTGCAG ttcagGAGTACTGGTTTGAAGCAAAGATATCAACTCTAAAGCAAAATACTTCTGAAGAATCTCTTCTGGGAGAGCAAACAAAAAGTGTCATAATGGAAAGAAGTCTGGATTGGGAGGACAGAAGATCCACAGAGAAGAGGCACTATAAAT ATAACACTGATCTGAAGATTTTCACACAAGTCTGGTGGTTGATGCTGTTGGATAGGACCTCAGCAAGAGCTGCTGACAGCAATACCTACACATGgctttttcttgttgctgtttGGGCTTCTTCACAGCATGGTGCCTGGCTTCCAAGAATCAGTGTTCCGAGAGAACCAG gtgctgtcgagtcggttccaactcagcgaccctgcgtacaagagaacaaaagcctgcctggccctgcactgtCCTCAGGATCACTGTCag AACCAGGATTCtatctgagattttttttccc atga